In one window of Macrobrachium nipponense isolate FS-2020 chromosome 2, ASM1510439v2, whole genome shotgun sequence DNA:
- the LOC135221332 gene encoding uncharacterized histidine-rich protein DDB_G0274557-like, with protein sequence MSHHSDHSILHHPHHSSSHHSDNSNSHQSYHRSSHHRNCSSFHHTDHSGSSHHLHHRSTHHPDRSSSNHPDHRSSHHLHHSSSHHQKLSITHTTIHENLVAAEKNCELILGLKGKFNFNCREAGFLPGWGIGPREDQSQKAEGSQGVPGKPSLKGSFDRGRTTSEAASLGGRQVSCQVGEAALGRT encoded by the exons ATGTCCCATCACTCAGACCATAGTATTTTACACCACCCACACCACAGCAGCTCCCATCACTCAGACAACAGTAATTCCCATCAGTCATACCACAGAAGTTCCCATCACCGAAACTGCAGCAGTTTCCATCACACAGACCACAGTGGAAGTTCCCATCATTTACACCACAGAAGTACCCATCATCCAGACCGCAGTAGTTCCAATCACCCAGACCACAGAAGCTCCCATCACTTACACCACAGTAGTTCTCATCACCAAAAACTTTCCATAACCCACACCACA ATACATGAAAATTTAGTGGCTGCTGAAAAGAATTGTGAGCTTATTCTAGGCCTAAAA GGAAAGTTTAATTTCAACTGTAgggaggcaggtttcctgccaggttGGGGAATCGGGCCTCGGGAGGACCAGAGCCAGAAGGCAGAGGGGTCACAAGGAGTCCCAGGGAAACCATCTCTTAAGGGCAGCTTTGACAGGGGAAGGACcacctcagaggctgcttcccttggagggaggcaggtttcctgccaggttGGGGAAGCGGCCCTGGGGAGGACATGA